TCAAAGTAAGGATTTTGAGGAAGATATTCTATCCTGACAGCATTTCCTTTGATAACTCTCCCTTCATCTGGTGTTTCCAACCCTGCAATAATTTTTAATAAAGTGGTTTTGCCTGTACCATTAATACCTATTACACCTATTTTATCTCCTTCGTTAATACCGAAACTAATCCTGTTCAATAATTGTTTTTCGCTATAGCTTTTTGAGATGTTTTCTGCACTTAAAAGATTCATGTTATTCCCTTTCTCTATCACCATTTGTTATTCTATTTTCTTTATAACACATTCAAGAGAAAAGAGCAAATACTTTCCTATCCTTCTGCTATCTTGGGGCTTTCCTAGTATTTTTGCTGGTGGATCTGGAACCTCTACCCGTAGTCTTTTTGTCTTGTGCAGATTTTTCTTTATTGCTGTTGAAGGCTTTTTTATTGTCGGTACGCTTTCCTTTTCCAAACTTCTTATCCTTAGAAGGACTTCTGTCTTTAAATTTATTATTTTTCTTATTTTTTTCTTCTCTGAATTCCCTCGCATCCTGTGTTGATTTTATACTTTTTTCTCGTTTCTCCTCATCTGATTTCTGTCGTTCTATCTTCATGTTGATCCCTTTTTCTATTAAGGCTAAGTTATGTTGATCCCTTGGTGTTACGAAGGTAATGGCAACACCAGTCTGACCAGCTCTCCCTGTACGGCCTATACGATGAATGTAAGCTTCTGCATCCTGTGCTATATCATAATTAAATATATGGGTTACTCCTTCTATATCTAATCCTCTAGCAGCCACATCTGTCGCTACAAGAAGCTGTATTTCTGCTTTTCTAAAGGCCTTCATTACCTTCTCACGCTTTGCCTGACTCAAGTCCCCATGTAATTCATCTGAGGCATAACCCCCTTCTATTAAAGCTTCATTCAAAGCACTGGCACGACGCTTTGTACGGCAAAAGATAATGGCTAAAAATGGATTATACTTGCCCAGGGTTTCAAAAAGTGCCGCCTGCTTGCGTCTATCGGTGGTTTCAATAACAAGCTGCTTGATTTCATCTAAGGTTATTTTATCGCTTTTTACTCGTATATGAATGGGTTTATTCATGTATTGTGAAGCTAAGTGATGTATTTCTTTAGGCATTGTAGCGGAGAACAACATCGTTTGACGGTTTTTTGAGGTCTGATGTATGATTTCCTCTACTTCCTGTAAAAACCCCATATGAAGCATTTGATCCGCTTCATCCAGCACCAACATCTTTAATTGACGAAAATCAATGGTTCTTCTTCTTAGGTGGTCTAAAAGCCTTCCTGGCGTACCAATCACCATATGTACATCCTGTTTTAATTTCCGAATCTGTTTGTCTACATCTTGTCCGCCGTATGCTGCTAACACATTGATACCCTTTGCAGAGATAAGTTTTTTAGCTTCGTTCGTAATCTGAAGTGCCAGTTCTCTGGTAGGGGTCATGATTAAGGCTTGTATAAAAGGTTTTTTTACATCAATATTTTGCATAATCGGCAGCATAAAAGCAAAGGTTTTTCCCGTACCTGTCTGTGCTTGAGCAATCACGTCTTTGCCCGTCAATAGTGGTGGAATCGTCTGTGCCTGTATGGGGGTGGGCTCAACAATACCATTTTTATTTAATAGATTCTCTAGTTCCGTATCAATGCCAAGGTTAAAAAAGTTTTTTCTCATATTCATTTCCTCTCTTGTTTTTAATTGTCTTCATTATTATTGGTAACAGCAGTTCAGTTCATTCTACCATAATTGCTATTCTAAATAAATTGTTGCACAATCTAGCCCATATCTAAAAGAGCTGTTCTCATTTTACTTTGGACAGCTCTTTTAGTAAAGTTCATGTTAAGGTTTAAATATAACATTAAGGTAAAATCCTTGAAAAATCAATAAATATCAAGTTAATCTATATCTTCAACTTTTATAGCTTTATATCATCTACAGCATTTAACCATGCCTCAATAGGAGGAATGATAGACCTGATACAGCCGTCTTCAAAAGGATTTCTTAAACCTGCTAACGCCACAAGCTCTAAAAAGGATTTACTACCTCCTGCTTTACAAAGAGTTAGGTAATACTGCCATGCTTTTTCTTT
The sequence above is drawn from the Clostridium formicaceticum genome and encodes:
- a CDS encoding DEAD/DEAH box helicase produces the protein MRKNFFNLGIDTELENLLNKNGIVEPTPIQAQTIPPLLTGKDVIAQAQTGTGKTFAFMLPIMQNIDVKKPFIQALIMTPTRELALQITNEAKKLISAKGINVLAAYGGQDVDKQIRKLKQDVHMVIGTPGRLLDHLRRRTIDFRQLKMLVLDEADQMLHMGFLQEVEEIIHQTSKNRQTMLFSATMPKEIHHLASQYMNKPIHIRVKSDKITLDEIKQLVIETTDRRKQAALFETLGKYNPFLAIIFCRTKRRASALNEALIEGGYASDELHGDLSQAKREKVMKAFRKAEIQLLVATDVAARGLDIEGVTHIFNYDIAQDAEAYIHRIGRTGRAGQTGVAITFVTPRDQHNLALIEKGINMKIERQKSDEEKREKSIKSTQDAREFREEKNKKNNKFKDRSPSKDKKFGKGKRTDNKKAFNSNKEKSAQDKKTTGRGSRSTSKNTRKAPR